In Treponema primitia ZAS-2, a genomic segment contains:
- a CDS encoding integrase catalytic domain-containing protein, with protein MAEKKKITAEYAPRYRQAKKAEINLLDEYLRLTGSKSRKYAIFKLNRVGKTQLRSIGGETLNVNVVEKSRKKRVYKPYYDEEVANMLLFLWRTFNWQCRKLFAPFLQQNLDIIRQVEPYAMSDLVAAKLKKISPRTIDRLLKKPKQQMKIHGTSGTKPVRLLHRAIPIVTWFDYAKRSSGFFQIDLVQHDGGNPSGEFCYTLTMTDVKTGWTVHFALRNKAALWVKEALQMARITLPMGLKGIHSDTGSEFINEPVDKWCQAHGVEFTRGRPTHKNDNCYVEQKNYATVRKIIGYARYEGDEGVAALQAVYSAYDPLLNLYYPCMKQISCERVGAKKKRHYDAAKTPFQRLLEQPFQEALEEIRVKQEALKLRGTIPIVAQRDLMDKALDHLLNSAHDVPAIAPRRGAQRHG; from the coding sequence ATGGCGGAAAAGAAAAAGATTACGGCAGAATATGCGCCGAGGTACCGGCAAGCGAAAAAGGCTGAAATAAACCTTTTGGATGAATATCTCAGGCTTACCGGCAGCAAAAGTCGGAAATACGCGATTTTTAAGCTGAACCGCGTCGGGAAAACCCAGCTCCGCAGCATCGGCGGCGAGACGCTGAACGTCAACGTCGTCGAAAAGAGCCGGAAAAAACGTGTTTACAAGCCCTATTACGACGAAGAGGTGGCGAACATGCTGCTTTTCCTCTGGCGAACATTCAACTGGCAATGCAGAAAGCTCTTCGCACCCTTTTTGCAGCAAAACCTCGACATCATACGGCAGGTAGAACCCTACGCCATGTCAGACCTTGTCGCGGCAAAGCTCAAAAAAATCAGCCCCCGGACTATCGACCGATTGCTCAAGAAACCAAAGCAGCAGATGAAAATCCACGGTACCAGTGGGACAAAACCGGTCCGCCTCCTCCATCGCGCTATCCCCATCGTCACCTGGTTTGATTACGCAAAGCGATCCTCCGGCTTTTTCCAAATCGACCTGGTCCAGCACGATGGCGGCAATCCTTCCGGCGAGTTTTGCTACACCCTGACCATGACCGATGTGAAGACCGGCTGGACCGTCCATTTCGCCCTCAGAAACAAGGCGGCCCTCTGGGTCAAAGAGGCCCTCCAAATGGCCCGTATAACCCTCCCTATGGGCTTGAAAGGCATCCATTCCGATACCGGCAGCGAGTTCATCAACGAGCCCGTTGACAAGTGGTGCCAAGCCCATGGCGTTGAATTCACCCGGGGCCGTCCCACCCACAAAAACGACAATTGCTATGTCGAACAGAAAAACTACGCCACTGTCCGCAAGATCATCGGCTATGCGCGCTACGAGGGCGATGAGGGGGTAGCCGCTCTCCAGGCGGTCTACTCAGCCTACGACCCCCTCCTTAACCTGTATTACCCTTGCATGAAACAAATCAGCTGCGAGCGGGTCGGCGCCAAGAAAAAGCGTCACTATGACGCCGCCAAAACGCCCTTCCAGCGGCTCTTGGAACAGCCCTTCCAGGAGGCCCTTGAGGAAATTCGGGTTAAACAGGAGGCCCTGAAACTCAGGGGTACTATACCCATTGTTGCTCAAAGGGATCTCATGGATAAGGCGCTTGACCATCTGCTCAACTCCGCCCATGATGTGCCTGCTATTGCCCCGCGTCGCGGGGCTCAGCGTCATGGTTAG
- a CDS encoding acyltransferase family protein — MYNEATNLLLKKKNVSEYIIGDISKNNNINFLRLLLAYMVVIFHSMSLSGNKYPLGKLFDGHIAVCGFFIISGFLIIRSYWSSKCLKDYLIKRCKRLLPAYCFVIIICMVGLSLMSNLSAEEYFRSQQLIKYFIANIFFMNFLYPSLPGVFSGNPVNGSLWTIKLEIGFYIIVPIIAYILNKCKTKKRINIFLACLYLSGYIYNFICLYMAKKMENRFIEELAHQLPGFIQYFAVGIFCVINYNFVRKYDKFLIIPGIIILVLYYTIGNEYLLPIGLGIIIMYIGFNFNKLNNIGKNEDYSFGVYIYHFPVIQILITLGYFKLNKYITLIIVMGTVFCMAYISWNMLEMKFLKR, encoded by the coding sequence GTGTATAATGAAGCAACCAATCTTTTATTAAAAAAGAAAAATGTTTCAGAATATATTATTGGAGACATTAGTAAAAATAACAATATTAATTTTCTAAGATTATTATTAGCCTATATGGTGGTAATATTTCATTCAATGTCCTTATCTGGTAATAAATATCCATTGGGAAAACTATTTGACGGGCATATTGCCGTATGTGGATTTTTCATAATAAGTGGTTTTTTAATTATAAGAAGTTATTGGTCCTCAAAATGCCTTAAAGATTATTTGATTAAACGTTGTAAAAGATTATTACCGGCATATTGTTTTGTAATAATAATTTGCATGGTTGGATTGTCATTAATGTCAAATTTATCAGCAGAAGAATATTTTAGATCGCAACAATTAATAAAATATTTTATTGCCAATATATTTTTTATGAATTTTTTGTACCCTTCGTTGCCAGGTGTATTTAGTGGAAATCCAGTAAATGGTTCATTATGGACTATAAAATTGGAAATAGGTTTTTATATTATAGTACCTATAATCGCATATATATTAAATAAGTGCAAAACAAAAAAGCGAATAAATATATTTTTGGCTTGCTTGTATTTATCTGGTTATATATATAACTTTATATGTTTGTATATGGCAAAGAAAATGGAAAATAGATTTATTGAAGAACTTGCACATCAATTACCCGGGTTTATTCAGTATTTTGCTGTTGGAATATTTTGCGTAATAAATTATAATTTCGTCCGTAAATATGACAAATTTTTAATTATACCCGGAATAATAATATTGGTATTGTATTATACTATTGGTAATGAATATTTATTGCCTATAGGGTTGGGGATAATAATAATGTATATAGGTTTTAATTTTAACAAATTAAATAATATCGGCAAAAATGAGGATTATTCATTTGGAGTATATATATACCATTTTCCAGTAATTCAAATATTAATAACATTAGGGTATTTTAAATTAAATAAATATATAACATTAATAATTGTAATGGGAACGGTATTTTGTATGGCATATATATCATGGAATATGTTGGAAATGAAATTCTTAAAAAGATAA
- a CDS encoding transposase, whose translation MGDDTERRQRHIDRIEKKIAKLDTFLKTAEPRLGGSVGEVQSNITDPESARIKSPHRYIQGYNGIAIADSAHLVIVSAEAFGSGSESQHFPAMLDSLEENMQTVTGKEKPLKKALVTGDTGYFSENNLQEAKNRNISVLIPDQQFRRRDPYFDNRKGHTVNRFTAQDFAYNKKNNTFLCPNKKTLVHKGFIKLNRNSGDKYQASPADCKNCRFLSRCVASRGGKTHMRTLYLPVSKYAENLSDKMRKKIDDPAYRELYSRRMQIIEPVFADITYCKDMNRFSLRSKIKVNIQWLLFCMVHNIAKCRQPLALRYGV comes from the coding sequence ATGGGAGATGATACTGAAAGACGCCAGCGGCATATAGACCGCATTGAAAAGAAAATAGCCAAGCTCGATACGTTTCTTAAAACCGCGGAACCCCGTCTTGGCGGTTCTGTTGGGGAAGTACAGTCAAATATCACCGATCCCGAGAGCGCCCGAATTAAAAGTCCACATAGGTATATCCAGGGATATAATGGTATTGCAATAGCTGATTCTGCCCATCTAGTCATTGTTTCAGCAGAAGCCTTTGGAAGCGGCAGTGAAAGCCAGCATTTCCCTGCCATGTTGGATTCCCTTGAGGAAAATATGCAGACGGTAACCGGGAAAGAAAAACCGCTCAAGAAAGCGTTGGTGACAGGGGATACCGGTTATTTTTCAGAGAATAATTTACAGGAAGCAAAGAACAGAAATATTTCGGTACTTATCCCTGATCAGCAATTCCGTAGGCGCGATCCGTATTTTGACAACCGGAAAGGCCATACGGTTAATCGGTTTACTGCCCAGGACTTTGCCTACAATAAAAAAAATAATACCTTTCTTTGCCCCAATAAAAAAACACTCGTTCATAAAGGATTTATCAAACTCAACCGGAATAGCGGCGATAAATACCAGGCTTCCCCTGCCGATTGCAAGAATTGCCGATTCCTTTCACGGTGTGTTGCTTCTCGCGGAGGGAAAACCCATATGCGTACTTTATACCTGCCGGTCTCAAAATATGCTGAAAACCTCAGCGACAAGATGAGGAAAAAGATAGACGATCCGGCTTATCGAGAATTGTATTCGAGGAGGATGCAGATAATTGAACCGGTCTTTGCTGATATTACCTACTGCAAAGATATGAACCGGTTTTCGCTCCGCTCGAAGATAAAAGTAAACATCCAATGGCTGTTATTCTGCATGGTCCATAATATTGCCAAATGTAGACAGCCATTGGCCCTTCGATATGGGGTATAG
- a CDS encoding transposase yields the protein MARYKYQDPSQSLFLNVSLKDQLIPGSFEWTLDYLIDRTDLSLFDLQYDNDEKGAPAYKPAALLKIIFYCYSRGIITSRPIEQAAKTNIVIKALAADAEPDHDTIAHFISSNSDAIKDLFTQILIQCGQLGLINGEMFAIDGCKLPSNASREWSGSIAELKKKQADLKRLAGRIIEQHKELDRTSANSSREKQKPFARPWEMILKDASGI from the coding sequence ATGGCACGTTATAAATACCAGGACCCCTCGCAGAGCTTATTTCTCAATGTTAGCCTCAAGGACCAGCTTATTCCCGGTTCCTTTGAATGGACTCTCGATTATCTTATAGACCGTACAGACCTTTCTCTGTTCGATCTTCAATATGACAATGATGAAAAGGGAGCGCCTGCGTATAAACCTGCTGCGTTATTAAAAATCATCTTCTATTGTTATTCACGGGGGATTATCACATCCCGGCCTATTGAACAGGCAGCCAAAACCAATATCGTAATTAAAGCCCTTGCCGCAGATGCAGAACCTGACCATGATACTATTGCCCATTTTATTTCCTCAAATAGTGATGCCATAAAAGACTTGTTTACTCAAATATTGATTCAATGCGGCCAATTAGGATTAATAAATGGTGAAATGTTCGCCATAGACGGGTGTAAATTACCTTCCAACGCTTCCCGGGAATGGTCCGGCAGTATTGCGGAACTTAAAAAGAAACAAGCCGACCTCAAAAGACTAGCAGGACGGATAATTGAACAGCATAAAGAATTAGATCGAACGTCCGCTAATTCTTCAAGGGAAAAACAAAAGCCTTTTGCAAGACCATGGGAGATGATACTGAAAGACGCCAGCGGCATATAG
- a CDS encoding IS110 family transposase encodes MQFVGIDLHTNRFTCCYLNEGSREKTMRTFELKADDLKEFHKTLTLDTVVLIEATINSFAFAKLFQHAVKEVIIANTYQLKNINLSDKKTDKVDADKLARMLKLQFLGGEKLIVGVTIPPKEISDLRSLFASYRIIRKQITQTKNRIHSLLKENLYPFIKEYIFGKKTRKAIRAISQDQILSFQINLCMGSLEQLESSFDILEEKIKIARAPFMKEIDLLSSLSGLSVITALAIIADIIDVSRFKNAKKFASYPRSASRAESSNEHTIIKSTNKAGRKLSITLLSQSLNHFRDSNKKLNAWYGRLSIYKKKGVIRMALCRRVFTDIYQVLKKNEYHRFINPRLHDKKILEYKKLLERNNIVFQ; translated from the coding sequence ATGCAATTTGTCGGAATTGATTTGCACACTAATCGGTTTACGTGCTGTTATCTGAATGAAGGCAGCAGGGAAAAAACCATGAGGACTTTCGAGCTCAAGGCGGATGATCTAAAGGAGTTCCATAAGACTTTAACTCTGGATACGGTTGTCCTTATTGAAGCGACCATAAACAGCTTTGCTTTCGCAAAGCTGTTTCAGCATGCAGTTAAGGAAGTCATTATCGCCAATACCTATCAGCTTAAAAATATCAATCTGTCGGATAAAAAGACGGACAAGGTTGATGCTGACAAATTGGCCAGGATGCTCAAGCTCCAATTTCTGGGTGGGGAAAAGCTTATTGTAGGAGTTACGATTCCTCCCAAGGAAATCAGCGATTTGCGTTCCCTCTTTGCAAGTTACAGGATTATCAGGAAACAGATTACTCAAACCAAAAACCGTATCCATTCCCTTTTAAAAGAGAACCTGTATCCTTTTATCAAGGAGTATATCTTCGGGAAGAAAACAAGGAAAGCCATCCGTGCCATTTCCCAGGACCAGATCCTTTCTTTCCAGATCAATTTATGTATGGGCTCTCTTGAGCAGCTTGAATCCTCTTTTGACATTCTGGAAGAAAAGATTAAGATTGCCAGAGCGCCTTTTATGAAAGAGATTGATCTTCTCTCCTCCCTGTCCGGCTTAAGTGTAATTACTGCCCTTGCCATTATTGCCGATATTATTGATGTTTCCCGTTTTAAAAACGCAAAGAAATTCGCTTCATACCCGAGAAGCGCCTCCAGGGCGGAAAGTTCCAATGAGCATACGATTATTAAATCCACCAATAAGGCGGGAAGGAAGCTATCAATTACGTTACTTTCCCAGTCTCTTAACCATTTCAGGGATTCAAACAAGAAATTAAATGCCTGGTATGGGAGGCTCAGCATTTACAAGAAAAAAGGAGTTATTCGAATGGCTTTATGCCGGAGGGTATTTACCGATATATATCAGGTACTTAAGAAGAACGAATACCACCGCTTTATTAACCCACGGCTTCACGATAAAAAGATACTGGAATACAAAAAGCTTCTTGAAAGAAATAATATTGTTTTTCAATAA
- a CDS encoding O-methyltransferase, with product MAEDAKSNFSKNSKKLFSNTSVNTVLKRMRYKNNCIIKQGWFPETIKNIEATFAFVSIDCDLYEPIYNGLKYFFPRLNKGGYIFVHEYTSSIYKGSREAVKIFLSEEHTAHLFPLTDQGGTGIIKKS from the coding sequence TTGGCGGAAGATGCAAAATCAAATTTTTCTAAAAATTCTAAAAAGCTATTTTCAAATACAAGTGTTAATACCGTATTAAAAAGGATGAGATACAAAAACAACTGTATAATAAAGCAGGGTTGGTTTCCAGAAACGATAAAGAATATTGAAGCAACATTTGCTTTTGTAAGTATTGACTGTGATTTATATGAACCTATATATAATGGTTTAAAATACTTTTTTCCACGTTTAAATAAAGGTGGGTATATATTTGTGCATGAATATACAAGTTCAATTTATAAGGGTTCAAGAGAAGCTGTAAAAATATTTTTAAGCGAAGAACATACTGCACATTTATTTCCACTGACAGATCAGGGTGGGACTGGTATAATCAAAAAATCGTGA
- a CDS encoding DMT family transporter has product MTVKQKALLAIIICVLFWGFSFISIKVSVAVIPPMTLGALRFAVALVFLVFIKQKMAPGEKLILRDLPLLAGAGIFGVTIYFFCENNGVSLVSASEASITIAFIPVLTLVAERIFGAVKHIALWRWLGALVSVAGVWLVAGASFSVSGSILGYIYMGGAALSWVAYCFLTRPLFARCSRIHIVFWQSVFGFIAFLPFSIAEHSRWAMPGLPVIFHVVFLGICCSALGYWLYAQSLEDLGVAISSIFINFIPVITAIAGFFLLGDRLTPIQWAGAALVISGVTFAMIERKNTEQKKQH; this is encoded by the coding sequence ATGACTGTTAAGCAAAAAGCCCTTCTGGCAATCATCATCTGTGTCCTTTTCTGGGGATTCTCCTTTATTTCCATAAAAGTTTCGGTGGCAGTAATTCCCCCCATGACCCTCGGCGCCCTCCGCTTCGCCGTAGCCCTGGTATTCCTGGTATTTATAAAACAAAAAATGGCCCCTGGTGAAAAACTCATACTCCGGGACCTGCCCTTACTTGCAGGGGCGGGAATATTCGGGGTCACCATTTATTTTTTCTGCGAAAACAACGGGGTTTCCCTGGTAAGCGCCTCGGAAGCTTCTATTACTATCGCCTTTATCCCGGTACTCACCCTGGTAGCGGAACGGATTTTCGGGGCGGTAAAACACATCGCCCTTTGGCGCTGGCTGGGGGCGTTGGTCTCAGTCGCCGGGGTCTGGCTGGTAGCGGGGGCTTCCTTCTCAGTTTCAGGCAGCATACTTGGGTACATCTACATGGGGGGCGCCGCCCTGAGCTGGGTGGCCTACTGTTTCCTCACCCGGCCCCTCTTTGCCCGCTGTTCCCGGATACACATCGTGTTCTGGCAGAGCGTGTTCGGCTTCATCGCCTTCCTTCCCTTTTCTATCGCCGAACATTCCCGCTGGGCCATGCCGGGACTTCCAGTAATCTTCCACGTAGTTTTTCTGGGGATCTGCTGTTCCGCCCTGGGGTACTGGCTCTACGCACAGTCCCTGGAAGACCTGGGCGTTGCAATCTCATCGATTTTCATCAATTTTATTCCCGTGATAACTGCCATAGCAGGATTTTTTCTCCTGGGCGACCGGCTCACCCCCATCCAATGGGCGGGCGCAGCACTGGTAATTTCCGGGGTCACCTTTGCCATGATAGAGAGAAAAAATACAGAGCAGAAAAAACAACACTAG
- a CDS encoding B12-binding domain-containing radical SAM protein translates to METPLKIVLAAVHLEEGPDAVPLGAASVASALKAAFPGKLAITLAEAFVSQGPQVLAARIKAADNARETLQLKSALQIAAAGFSVYSWNRTVMIEAAQILRTENPGIFLFCGGPEATALPAGLARSEGGPFDAVIAGKGEVAAVELLGRRFFGAPPEAAAPDQALDALPPVESEDEGAANGLAGLPSPWLDGTLEARGREGVLWELARGCPYSCTYCYESGGFAESGGFAASGTEKRVRYFPEERIREELRVFVRAQVPYVFVLDPTFNSNNKRALGILRMIREETRQNKGPPTHWHFEVRGELLTREQARSFAALGASLQIGLQTADSKVAALIGRSFNKGLFASRIGLLNEEGTIFGLDLIYGLPGDSLDGYRRSLDFALSLYPNSLDMFRLAVLPGTALFDKAAEYGLASDRDAPYTVRSTPGFPGEDLDKAAALSHAADLFYNRGRAVAWFNQALRPLRIKPSAFLAGFGGFAGSDVAGKGIEEAQLAWLEQSYRRAKKEPVLPALRDLVRFHGAWGRALAEGAAADIAFSYHPDEVLGEQALDLEAFAASARPRSVRVRVRPGSKGPELEWG, encoded by the coding sequence ATGGAAACTCCTTTGAAGATAGTCCTGGCAGCGGTTCACCTGGAGGAAGGCCCCGATGCTGTTCCCCTGGGCGCCGCCTCAGTTGCCTCCGCCCTGAAAGCCGCCTTCCCCGGTAAGCTGGCGATCACCCTGGCCGAAGCCTTTGTCTCCCAAGGGCCTCAAGTACTGGCAGCCCGGATAAAGGCGGCGGACAATGCGCGGGAAACTCTCCAACTAAAGTCGGCGTTGCAAATAGCGGCGGCAGGCTTCTCTGTCTACAGTTGGAACCGCACGGTTATGATAGAAGCCGCACAGATACTGCGCACTGAAAACCCCGGCATATTCCTCTTCTGCGGCGGCCCCGAGGCGACCGCCCTTCCCGCCGGGCTTGCCCGTTCCGAAGGCGGCCCATTTGACGCGGTGATAGCCGGGAAGGGGGAGGTGGCTGCGGTGGAACTTCTGGGCCGACGGTTTTTCGGAGCGCCGCCTGAGGCTGCTGCACCGGACCAAGCTTTAGATGCGCTTCCTCCGGTGGAAAGCGAGGATGAAGGAGCCGCAAACGGGCTTGCGGGGCTGCCCTCACCATGGCTAGACGGAACACTGGAAGCCCGGGGAAGGGAGGGGGTGCTTTGGGAATTGGCCCGGGGCTGCCCTTATTCATGCACGTACTGTTACGAATCCGGAGGATTCGCCGAGTCCGGAGGATTTGCTGCATCCGGGACAGAGAAGCGGGTCCGATACTTTCCCGAAGAGCGGATCAGGGAAGAGCTGCGAGTTTTTGTGCGGGCCCAGGTTCCCTACGTGTTTGTCCTAGACCCGACCTTCAACAGTAATAATAAGCGGGCCCTGGGGATACTCAGGATGATCCGGGAGGAAACCCGACAAAATAAGGGGCCGCCTACCCACTGGCACTTTGAGGTACGGGGGGAACTCTTGACCCGGGAACAGGCTCGCAGTTTTGCTGCTTTGGGGGCGTCCCTCCAGATCGGGCTCCAGACCGCCGATTCGAAGGTGGCCGCCCTGATAGGCCGCAGTTTTAATAAGGGCCTCTTTGCTTCCCGGATCGGGCTGCTCAATGAGGAGGGGACGATCTTTGGGCTGGACCTCATCTACGGCCTTCCCGGGGATAGCCTGGATGGATACCGGCGCAGCCTGGACTTTGCCCTGTCCCTGTACCCCAACAGCCTGGATATGTTCCGCCTGGCGGTGCTGCCCGGAACCGCCCTCTTTGACAAGGCCGCCGAGTACGGACTTGCCTCTGACCGGGACGCGCCCTATACGGTCCGGTCTACGCCGGGTTTCCCCGGGGAGGATTTGGACAAGGCTGCGGCCCTGTCCCATGCGGCGGATCTGTTCTACAACCGGGGCCGGGCAGTGGCTTGGTTCAACCAGGCACTGCGGCCCCTGCGGATAAAACCTTCGGCTTTTCTTGCGGGCTTCGGCGGCTTTGCCGGTTCCGATGTCGCAGGGAAGGGCATTGAGGAAGCGCAGCTTGCCTGGCTGGAGCAAAGCTACCGGCGGGCGAAGAAGGAGCCGGTCCTTCCGGCGCTGCGGGACCTGGTCCGGTTTCACGGCGCCTGGGGCAGGGCTCTGGCGGAGGGGGCCGCTGCGGATATTGCGTTTAGCTATCACCCCGATGAGGTGCTGGGGGAGCAGGCTCTGGATTTGGAAGCCTTTGCCGCTTCGGCCCGGCCACGATCAGTGCGGGTCCGGGTGCGGCCGGGGAGTAAGGGGCCGGAGCTTGAGTGGGGATGA
- a CDS encoding ClC family H(+)/Cl(-) exchange transporter, translated as MSKTNIPITKTIRHIYNSRLAVVLESVVIGFAVGFVVVLFRRLLTGADALRRWMYATLLPGKPWYWMAGLVFALALIGLFLGWAAKVRPMIRGSGIPQVKGALHRQLSLNWAPELPLKLITGVLGLGAGLSLGREGPSIQIGAYVGMGILTLLRRPYGERKFLVTAASAAGIAAAFNAPLAGVLFVLEELQASFSPLLLACAMGAAMAADTVAGYFFGMGPVFDFRQIRILPIHSFLWVALLGVICALLGEFFKRTLYGSLDLYERLKIPQLFRPIIPLLVSIPLGFFLFDVSGGGHGLIESLSEPGRSIELLAVLLLGKILFTVFSFGSGTSGGIFLPILACGALTGRILGDLLFAAGFISETQILNLMILGMAAFFTAVVKAPVTGIVLILEMSGNFSHMTTLVLVSLTSLVTTDLLASRPVYGVLLDRILRNKKAKEATDTGIGTSIAASTDTSAGAPGDKLG; from the coding sequence ATGAGTAAAACAAATATCCCTATAACCAAAACGATTCGGCATATTTACAATTCCCGTTTGGCGGTGGTCCTGGAAAGTGTCGTCATCGGCTTTGCGGTGGGGTTCGTGGTGGTGCTGTTCCGACGGCTGTTGACTGGCGCAGATGCCCTGCGGCGCTGGATGTACGCAACGCTTCTGCCCGGCAAGCCCTGGTACTGGATGGCCGGCCTGGTTTTTGCCCTAGCCCTGATAGGCCTCTTTCTGGGCTGGGCCGCAAAGGTACGGCCCATGATCCGGGGCAGTGGTATACCCCAGGTGAAGGGCGCCCTGCACCGGCAGTTGAGCCTGAACTGGGCGCCAGAATTGCCCCTTAAACTGATCACCGGGGTGCTCGGCCTGGGAGCGGGGCTCTCCCTGGGACGGGAAGGGCCTTCCATACAGATTGGCGCCTATGTAGGGATGGGGATACTCACCCTGCTTCGCCGGCCCTATGGGGAACGGAAATTCCTCGTCACCGCCGCATCCGCTGCGGGAATAGCGGCGGCTTTTAACGCCCCCCTGGCAGGGGTGCTCTTTGTGCTGGAAGAATTGCAGGCCTCCTTTTCGCCCCTACTTTTGGCCTGCGCCATGGGGGCTGCCATGGCCGCAGATACTGTGGCGGGGTATTTTTTCGGTATGGGCCCGGTTTTCGATTTCCGACAAATCAGGATACTGCCTATTCATTCCTTTCTTTGGGTGGCGCTTCTGGGGGTAATCTGCGCTTTGCTGGGTGAATTTTTTAAGCGGACCCTCTACGGTTCTCTGGATCTCTATGAGCGCCTCAAAATACCCCAGCTTTTCCGGCCTATTATCCCTCTGCTGGTCTCGATCCCCCTGGGGTTTTTTCTCTTTGATGTCTCAGGCGGCGGTCATGGCCTGATAGAATCCCTGTCCGAACCAGGCCGTTCAATAGAATTGTTGGCAGTATTACTGCTGGGTAAAATACTCTTTACCGTATTTTCTTTCGGTTCGGGGACTTCGGGTGGTATCTTTCTGCCCATCCTGGCCTGCGGCGCCCTTACCGGGCGTATTCTGGGAGACTTGCTTTTCGCCGCAGGGTTCATTAGCGAAACCCAGATCCTCAACCTGATGATCTTGGGTATGGCCGCCTTTTTTACTGCGGTGGTTAAGGCCCCGGTTACAGGGATTGTGCTGATCCTGGAAATGAGCGGTAATTTTAGCCACATGACCACCCTGGTCCTGGTTAGTCTTACTTCCCTGGTTACCACGGACCTGCTCGCCTCCCGACCAGTGTACGGCGTGCTCCTGGATCGGATACTGCGGAACAAAAAGGCCAAAGAAGCGACCGATACCGGTATCGGTACTTCCATTGCCGCTTCCACGGATACTTCCGCCGGTGCACCGGGTGACAAGCTTGGATGA